One Polaribacter reichenbachii genomic window, AATATATGCACCCTAAATATCAACGAAGAATCTTTTATCCGTATTTATGGAGTAAAGAAGAGTTAGAAAATTGGGGAACTTTTTAAAAAGAGATTTATTTTAATTTTGTTGGTAATCAGTAATCTAAAGAAATCGTTAAAAACGCATTTACAAATTGTTAGTAATTTGCTTTTTTTAATTTTGGAACGGTAATTGTCATTACTTTTTTATATGTTTGATTTATATGAAAAAGTATATTCTTTTATTATTCGTTTTATTTTTTACCTCAATAGCTTTTTGTCAACAAAAACCGGTCGCTTTTAAAAGTGGAGAATGGTTGCGTTATAAAATGAGTTATAGTGGGTTTCTAAGAGCAGGGTCGGCAATTTTAGAAGTTAAAGAAACAGATTATAATGGTAAAAAAGTATTTCATACTAAAGGTACAGGTTGGACTTCTGGAATGATTAAATGGTTTTTTGAAGTAGATGATAAGTACGAATCTTATTTTGATAAAGATTCTGTAAAACCTTATTTATTTAAAAGAAAAATAAACGAAGGAGGTTATAAAAAACATAGAATAACAGCATTTAACTACGATTATAATACAGCATACATTCAAGATTTTACTTTGCAAACAGATACGTCTGTTGTTTTTTCTAAAGTACAAGATATGTTGTCTTCGTTTTATTTTTTGAGAAACCAAGATGTGTCAAAATTAAAAAAAGGAGATGAAATTAAGTTGGATATGTTTATGGATTCGCAAATCTATCCTTTTAAACTTCGATTTTTAGGTAAAGAAACTTTAAGAACAAAATTCGGAAAGGTAAAAACATTAATTTTTAGACCATTAGTACAATCTGGTAGGGTTTTTAAAGCGCAAGAAAGTGTAACTATTTGGATTACTGATGATTTTAATAAAATACCTATTAAAATGAAAGCAGATTTGGCTGTAGGATCTTTAAGGGCAGAATTAGAACAATATAAAGGTTTGGCAAATACTTTTGGAAAATCGGAATAGAAAAGTTACCTTATTTTAATTAGCAAACCATTCTTTTTCCATTTTCTTTTTTCTCTTTTTGTCATTTCTAATTCAATAATTGAATCGTCAAAACCACCAGAATAAAAAGTGTTTGGTTCAAGTTTTGTACTATTACCATCTAAAATTTGAAAGTGAGGATTTATGTAAGAATACAAATGTGTTTTATTTTGTAAATTTTCGTTTTCCCTTTGGTTAAAATCATAATTCAATATTTTTTTATCTAAATAGTAAATTGATAATCTAACTTGACTATTTTCTTCAGAATCGTAAGAACCAGCAAGTGCAATAGGAGCAGAAGGGTAAACAATGTCGCCAACTTTAACCATAATGCTATTTTCTTTTAAGACACTGTAATTAGCTATAGTGCCATCTTTATGCTCAATTTTAATAGAATTAGAATTAGATCTGTAGCCATATTTTTTTGTTTTGTCTGATTTTGCTTCATCAGAAACACTAATTACAATTCCTTTTCTTATTGCAAGAATAGTATCATTAGGTTTCATTAAAAATTGCCAGGATTTCCAGTTTTTGGGTGCTGCATTACCGAATTTTTTTCCTAAAAAATTTAGATTACGAACTTTAACTTTTTTGTTTTTTTTAAAAGGTAAAATATATTTGAAAGTTTCGTCTGGTTTTGCTTTTACATTACCATAAAACATTCTAGATCTATAAGAAAAACTAATACCTCCACTACTATTTAATGGTTTAAGCGTGTATATTTGACCACCATAACCTTCTACAGTTCTCTTAATTACATTTGCAGAAGCATTCTCTAAACGTGTAAAAGTTAATATTACTAAAACACTGCCAGGAATATCAGAAGAATAATTAAATGTTAT contains:
- a CDS encoding DUF3108 domain-containing protein, coding for MKKYILLLFVLFFTSIAFCQQKPVAFKSGEWLRYKMSYSGFLRAGSAILEVKETDYNGKKVFHTKGTGWTSGMIKWFFEVDDKYESYFDKDSVKPYLFKRKINEGGYKKHRITAFNYDYNTAYIQDFTLQTDTSVVFSKVQDMLSSFYFLRNQDVSKLKKGDEIKLDMFMDSQIYPFKLRFLGKETLRTKFGKVKTLIFRPLVQSGRVFKAQESVTIWITDDFNKIPIKMKADLAVGSLRAELEQYKGLANTFGKSE
- a CDS encoding M23 family metallopeptidase — translated: MISRKISFSILCFLCVNLIFSQNYKRSINYKRNDDKSITFNYSSDIPGSVLVILTFTRLENASANVIKRTVEGYGGQIYTLKPLNSSGGISFSYRSRMFYGNVKAKPDETFKYILPFKKNKKVKVRNLNFLGKKFGNAAPKNWKSWQFLMKPNDTILAIRKGIVISVSDEAKSDKTKKYGYRSNSNSIKIEHKDGTIANYSVLKENSIMVKVGDIVYPSAPIALAGSYDSEENSQVRLSIYYLDKKILNYDFNQRENENLQNKTHLYSYINPHFQILDGNSTKLEPNTFYSGGFDDSIIELEMTKREKRKWKKNGLLIKIR